In bacterium, the genomic window TCGCCGAAGCCGTTGTGCCGACCGAGCGCGCGCAGGCCGATGTCGTGTCTGACAATGCAGATCCAGATCAACAGACGCTTCTTTTGCGTTACCCCAGTGTCCTATCGGTCGATCCTTATGTCCGCCCCACCGTCCGTATCGAGTGCGGGGCCAAGTCCGCGCTTGACCCTCACCGACCTGTGACATTGGAGCCCTACGTGGCCGACGACATGCCAGACGCCGACCTATCGGTTGGCGATGTGACGACGATTGTCCCAGAAAGAACGTTCTGGGACAAAGTCGTCATTCTCCACGGGCTTCGACGTTGGTTTGAAAGGCGAGGTGAGTTGCGGCAGGAAGGCCAGCGGATATCGCGTCACTACTACGACCTGCACTCAATGCACTCTACATCTGTTGGCGAGCAAGCAATCGGTGATACCGCCCTCGGCAAAGAGTGTGCGCGGCATGCTCGCATGTTCTTCAATCGTCCTGATTTCGATCTCGCAACGGCCGTGCCAGGTAGCTTCATGCTAACACCGACCGAGCGAATGATCGAGGGCCTTCGACGTGATTACACAGCCATGGTCGGCATGATCTTTCGCTCAGTCCCTCGCTTTGAGGACGTTCTCGCTTCGATCGCCACGATCGAAGAGCGCCTGAATGCAAGGAGTGATGCTCGCGAAAGCAATCAAAGAGACATACCGGCGCACGGTCACTGAGTCTGGCGGGGATTATTATAGACGCATGTAGACAAGCATTTCGTAAGTGGTACGGTTAGACTGGTCTAAATCTTCCTGCTGGCCACCGGCCTTAACGGTTTGCGCGCTTGAGAGAGGGAGTCCCATCCCTCCCGCGCGTTCGATTAGGGCCGCACGAAGGTCTCGGCCGCCGCGGCGGCATCGAGGACGAGCCGGCGGCCGTCGACAATCCCGCGGATCTCGGCGTTGCCACGCAGCTGCAAGAACGCGACGCGCGTGGACGGGTTGCCTGGGGCGGCCTGCCCGGCCACAGAGGCGAGTCCGTCGCTCACGCGGATACGGATGGAGACGCGGTCCGATCCTGACGCCGCGTCAATGGCGACCGAGGATGGAATCCTGACCCGCCGCCCGTCCAGTAAGGGCCCCGGATGCCAGCCCGCGTAGGTGATGGCGTGGACCGGGAACGCTCCTACGAACCCACCGCGGTGCGCGGCGCCATCCGCGGTCGCGGTGTCCCACACAAACACGATCGCCCGCCGGGCGTCAGTCGCTC contains:
- a CDS encoding nucleotidyl transferase AbiEii/AbiGii toxin family protein, whose translation is MNPAFDRIITSSADDRRDLFVATARRTGMAEQSVEKDFWVCWTLDALFHALPARGPRLLLKGGTSLSKGFGLISRFSEDIDVTVFRADLGESISIDDLEKLSGKKRENILDRIKTACQQYLGDHLRPQLTSILAEAVVPTERAQADVVSDNADPDQQTLLLRYPSVLSVDPYVRPTVRIECGAKSALDPHRPVTLEPYVADDMPDADLSVGDVTTIVPERTFWDKVVILHGLRRWFERRGELRQEGQRISRHYYDLHSMHSTSVGEQAIGDTALGKECARHARMFFNRPDFDLATAVPGSFMLTPTERMIEGLRRDYTAMVGMIFRSVPRFEDVLASIATIEERLNARSDARESNQRDIPAHGH